TAATGGAAATAAAAGAGAGAGAGTGGATGATGAAGAAAAAGGTGATAAATGGTTTTGGACGTTCATTATTCTCacttgtttattgttttgtttttatctttaattttatttgttatgTTAGATTTAATAGTCTTAATAAAATGTTGGCATAATGTGAGGTTCAACTGACAGGAATGTTCTACTGGTGGTTggttttttagcttttttttgtatctttttataCCTAAATTGAATCAGAACTTTTACTTttactaggttttttttttttttttttttttttttttttttacctttttatacCTAAGTTGAATCAGAACTTTTACTTTtaccaggttttttttgttttgttttgtttttttttttacctttttatacCTAAGTTGAATCAGaacttttatttttactatttttttttttttacctttttatacCTAAATTGAATCAGAACTTTTActtttagtagttttttttttttttgttttattttttattttatttttttttttttagctttttgtacctAAATTGAATCAGAACTTTTAGTTTTActaggttttttgtttgtttgtttttgttttttactttttatacctAAATTGAATCAGAACTTTTACTTttactagtttatttatttatttatttatttatttatttattttacctttttataCCTAAATTGAATCAGAACTTTTACTTTTActagttttttcattttatttatttatttatttttacctttttataACCAAATTGAATCAGAACTTTTACTTTTtctaggttttctttttttttttaaacaactgtgCTTGTGCTTCATCTGGAGTGAAGAATGAGTGAACTTTATGTGCCACCTCTTGTAAAAGCTGATTTgataaacttttttatttttattttacccaaCAAAACTTACATCAAAGTCTCCAAATATCGGTAAAATATGTGTAAATTGTTGTGAGACCGTGTGTCTGCTGTGGGGGCGGGTTTAGGAGACAGTCCTAGAGGAGAGGTGTGCGCGCAAAGACCCCGCCCCGCATCCCCATGAGGTCCCTTGGGGCCCTTAAATGAAGAGGCCTTCAGGGTTTAGAAACCAGTTATCCGCTGGGCCTCAGACCTTCTACTGGTTCACCTTCTGTTCTTCGGAGTCACTGAGCCTCTGCTGCACCACAACCAACTAaagtaaactgaactgaactttttGGAACTTACTTTTTCTCTTGGAAATATGACTTCTTCTTCCAACCCCGACCAGCGCCTGGAGCATCTCCTCAGCGCCGTGGAGAGCGAGTTCCAGAAGGGCAGCGAGAAGGGAGACGCATCCGAGAGGGATATAAAACTGACTCTGGAGGACGCGGATTTATGGAACAAGTTCAAAGAGCTGACCAACGAGATGATTGTCACCAAAACTGGAAGGTAGGTCCGGCGGGGGAGGCCGCGGCACAGGCTTGGCACATTTTTACGCACGCTTTACGCACGGGTTTCTACGCGTAAAGCTGTACTCTGatgtacaaatatacaaatattgctctaatttttttttttaaagagtaaaGAAAATTGTCAGTGGGTATGAGGCAGGATTACCCACTGTCAAAAAACTATACCCACGGCTTTTAGGGCCTTCAGATGAGGCTTTTTAGGAGACATTTATGcttaaacaaaaacagataaaacgcATTTACTAAAAGAGTAAATAAAccataaaagataaaaataaaaagagcaGTTCGAGTTCTTAAAAATCTACTTTCTTTTATTTCAGGAGGATGTTTCCAGTGCTCAGGGCCAGTGTGACGGGCCTGGACCCAAACGCCATGTATTCAGTGTTGCTGGATTTCGTGGCCGCAGACAATAACCGGTGGAAATACGTGAACGGCGAGTGGGTTCCCGGCGGCAAACCGGAGCCCCAGAGCCCCAGCTGCGTTTACATCCACCCGGACTCCCCCAACTTCGGAGCGCACTGGATGAAAGCCCCGGTTTCCTTCAGCAAAGTCAAACTCTCCAATAAACTGAACGGAGGCGGACAGGTGAGGAGATGGTCGAATATGTGGTTTTTACGCACGAAGAAAAACACTGGGGACAGATACAGACATAGAAGATGAAGTAGAAAGttgtaaataatctttgaaatGTGGAGGTTGCCACTTGTGAAGCCCTTTgagggtttttggtaaccattcatcacaatttttaaccagcatgtgtttatgtgtatgtttttattatgtgaaaatcaaataaatgaataaattataatgaaactttttgcaACTTTTTATGACTATTTCAGGAATTAgaggagaagaagatggagaTGGATGCCTGttattacaaaaaaagaaacttaCATGAGAAAAATTACTGGGTGATAACGTAGTCATtcctttttcctctttattttttattttttgttttaattttttttttttacagattatgCTGAATTCTCTGCACAAATACGAGCCCAGGATACACATCGTTAAAGTTGGAGGTATTCAGAAGATGATCAGCAGCCAGTCTTTCCCTGAAACACAGTTCATTGCTGTCACTGCTTACCAGAATGAAGAGGTGACTTTTGATGAAACTACATCCTCAACCACTTCTAAAACTTAATATCGATTTAAAAACactacatttttcttcttcttgacaGATTACTGCTCTGAAGATCAAGCACAATCCATTTGCCAAAGCCTTCTTAGATGCCAAAGAAAGGTCCGAGCCTCAATTTTCAACCTCATATATtataaaagtacattttcatGACTAAAAATCGAAGCGTTACTGTGTTTTTTTAACCACAGGAGTGACCATAAAGAAGTTCCAGATCACAGCGCAGACAATCAACAATCCGGCTACTCTCAACGTGAGTTCCCCTTATGTATGAATTTAATTTTTCACACTTAAAAACATGTAGAAATGTAATTATATGTATGTTCTACCAAAAGGAAAATGTCAAGCATTAtagcaaatagaatagaatagaatagaatagaaaagagataacaaaaaataaacaggttAGCAAAACTACAAATGCTGCAAACTTAAGCTGATGTACAACTTCTATAATATGAATAGTGGCATAAATCAGATGATGTTTTATTGTCTTGATAGATGTGAACATATGTTTTGTCAAATATTCAAGACATGAAATCAGAACAAAACATCCAATGGAGGAACGTGTGATAAAACTAACCATGAGAATAACAGAataatgcaataataataataataataataataataataataataataataataataataataataatgaataaaaaaaaaacccaacaccaGCTTTGTCTTCTGTTCTAAATGTGAACTGTGTGTTTGATGCCCACAGTTGGTGGTTGGTTCCTCCCAGGCCAGACTCCCATCTGCCCCAGCAGCAGCCCTCCACAGTTCAGCGGCACGGCGGGCCACTCCTCTGGATCATACTGCGAGCGCTACTCCAGCCTGAGGAGCCACAGGGCGGCCCCTTACCCGAGCCACTACCCCCACCGCACCTCCACCACGAGTAAGTACCCCCAACATGTGCAACACATAAAGTGGAAAACAGGGAAAATCTAGTTTTTGTGCTTAAAATgtgacccccccaaaaaaacacataaagtgaGACGCTCCCAAGTTCAGTTAATATTAATTTTGCTATCCTTGTTTTAATTTTCAGACAACTACATGGACAACACTTCAGGAACTCTGCCCACTCATGACAGCTGGTCCGCTCTTCAGATCCCCAACTCGACAGGCATGGGTACCCTGTCCCACACCACCAACTCCACCACCAACTCCAGGTGAGaccattagatagatagatagatagatagatagatagatagatagatagcagtagtatccacaaacttaaaaaacttaaaaaacaacAATAGTACAAACACAGTTATAAACAACACCTTAAACACATTAACACCAGTCCAACCAGTTCAACATATTAGTATAAGACGTACATGGGTAGAAAGTGATCTACTAGACTGGCCTATGTGACCTATGTTAATACTGTCAGACTTAGCCATACCTTTATGGTTTGTATCTTCTTATATCCTCATTTAATCCATTTTACTAATTACTTTCATTTACGTATTCATAGGTATGATGTTGGAActtggaaataaaaataaaagggcGGCACATCCCAGTAGAACAATATGCTTAGTGCAGAATTAAACTAAAATCTGTGCATCAGTGTTGCTTCCTTTTTTTAGGATTTATTTAAGCTGTGAGACATTTTTCGCACAATAGTTTGTTTTAAGCACCATAAACTGAAATGAGTTCTGATGAAATCCTCTTAAGTCCCATCATTGGATTTTtgtaggagacaagagtttcacagatttacttaaaaaaaagccATCCATTGCAAACGACAATccataaattaaaagaaaatgtgTCTGAGAAAGCTGtcgtattatgcagtttccaatcaaggctattatttaatataaaaaagcaaaactgTTTACTTTCCTGGCTCTCAGGAGGATCTGCCGTACATCTGCTCTTCTACAGctcaataaaaacacatttgtatAGTTAAATAAATGCTCAGAATTCTTgcttctaaaccacaggtgtcaaacatgcggcctgggggccaaatcaggCCCGCCAATGTTTCCAattcggcccgcgggatgaatttgagaaaaattgcaaaaaattacactgaagatattaacaatcagtgatgtcaaaatcattttaattcaggttccacatacagacacatacagtctaattagatttaaagtgggtcagaccagtaaaatattatcataataacctataaataatgacaaccccaaattttctctttgttttttggtgtaaaaacgtaatattacatgaaaatgtttacattaccaaactatacttctacaaaaaatgtgaataatctgaacaaatatgaacaaacagaaatgtcttaagaaaagtaaatgcgattttaccaatattctgcctgttactaaatgttttgtgcgattgtaatgcacatgtgtaaatgataaactgataaaccgaggcagaatattgttaaaatcacatttgtttttcttaagacaattcaagttgttcatgttattcagatttttaaggaaactttgtagatgtaaacctgatcataatgtaattttacttttttcactgttaatattttactggttccgcccacttgagatcaaattgggctgaacgttactgtggcccagaggtgcaacagtccaaacaattatccactataaggaataaaaaagagaaagcccaaaaaattatcctctataacaaaaaaaagagaacagaccaaaaaattatccactataacaaaaaaaaaaaagaacagcccaaaaaattatccactatatattttcaaaataactttatttttatttttcaccgacctccacttctggtgggttacttccttagcattagccacattagctgaaggccttaaaaattttcagcctatgcgtTTATTTTTTGTGgaggccttaattttaaagcaagagacctttcaggtaaacagcgcccccttaactgaaaagatggatgatgtttttttgtttttttttcttatagtggataactttttgggctgttctcttttttttcttatagtggataaatttttgggctgttctcttttttttcttatagtggataattttttgggctgttgcacctctgggccaccgcagaatgtggcccctgaactaaaatgactttgacacccctggtctaaactaaCCAGTCCTGTATTTCCCGTCCACAGTCAGTACCCCAGCCTATGGTCAGTAGCGGGGACCACCCTCACCCCTTCAGGCTCCGCCTCCGGCTCCATCCCAGGCGGTCTGACCTCCCAGTTCCTGAGGGGCTCCTCCTACACCGGCCTGACCTCGTCGCTGCCCGTCTCCTCGCCCTCCTCCATGTACGACCCCAGCCTGAGCGAGGTCGGTGTCGGCGAGGCCCAGTTCGAGAGCTCCATCGCCCGGCTCGCTGCGTCCTGGGCTCCTGTCGCTCAGAGCTACTGAACAGCCTCAGCGTGGCGTTGGTGGTGGCAGGACTAAAGACAGAAACACAAAGTCCAGAGTCCAGGTCCGGAAGTGGAACGGTCACAGGATTCAGGGTGTGACACTTCGATGGTTCATCCCAGAGTCTTTCTGTTAAGAATGACAATGTGCAAAGACACAAGTTGATCCGTTTCCTTCCTCCTGCAGAATATTACAGCAGCAAACTGTAGAAAAGCTGCACATTTAGCTCTGCTTTGCTCTTAGTAAATCCTTTACAGATACATGCTTAgtacacatttataacatgtttattacaccatttttttttttactcccatgTCCAATCAAAACTGAGTAatgcttgactttttttttttttttttttagtattattctTGATCATATGAAATGGAAATTTTGGTTTCTGCTAACACaaacatgtatatgtgtgtatatagaaTAAATTAACGTCCAgtgtttttcatgtaaatgtgCCTTTCCAGATTGCATGACAAATGTTTGCCTTCCATTATCCTACTGAGAGACAAAAGTGCCTTCTGCATCGTGCTCCcctgcacaaacacatgtacataagTATCTATTTGTATTGAACTCACTGTGAGTTTTATTTATGTCatttaataataaattaaaaatgtttgttttctcaACTGGATTCCGTTTGTCTCTTTTTACGGACATTTATTGCATTTCTTACTAATTTAAACTACAAAGATGTACAATTTTTGAGCTTTATTAATCAGGAAACAGAACTCACATCTAAATAATGCTGTAATCTGTCAGGTCAAATATCAAACAAAGGTTGGTGTGGTTTAATTAATAAGAAAAAAAGCTCAAATGTCGACCTAAAATGCTAAAAACACTCACTGGTTTCCATGTGAGGTCTAACTCCCACTTTGCCCACGGGCATCAAAACCTCAGCTGTGAAGTTTTTAACGCCATGATATGAGCTTTCTTTAAATAACAGCATCGTCACGACTTCGCTAAGTGAACGTGGCTTCTCTGACATGTAACTAAAATGACAAGTGGATGGAGAGGGGTCTGGTTTAAGAAATCGACTGGGTTACTTTCCATCAGTGACACCTTTCTGTTACAGTCTGCGTTATGGTGCGACACACGTTCAGATCTGCATGTTAGGACTGAATAAGGACCAAACAGCAGCACCTGGAAGGGACACACTTACCTCTCCAATAAATataagataagttaaaataaggtaagaaaagataagataaaatgaaataaaataacagaaaataagataagaaaacgtaaaataaaataagataaaataaggtaagacaagatacgacaagataatataaaataagataaaataaggtaagaaaagataagataaaataaaataagatagcataaaatcagataaaataaggtaagaaaagatgagataaaagaaataaaataagataacagAAAATAAGATTAGATAACGTGAAATAAGAGAAgatcaaataagataagataatgtaaaacaagataagataaaataagataacgtaaaataagataagacgagataagataacgtaaaataagataaaataagataatgtaaaataagataagatcaaataagataagataatgtaaaacaagataagataaaataagataagataacgtaaaataagataagacgagataagataacgtaaaataagataaaataaaataagataatgtaaaataagataagatcaaataagataagataatgtgaaacaagataagataaaataagataagataacgtaaaataagataagataaaataagataagatatcgtaaaataagataagacgagataagataacgtaaaataagataaaataaaataaaataacgtaaaataagataaaataagataaggtaaaacaagataagataaaataaaataagataaaatgacgtaagataagataagataagataagataagataagatgagataagataagataagatctggTCCGCTGTAAGGTTAAAACAATACtgagtgtaaatgtgtgtgaggaaaaattattttattcatctcaTTCTCAATCAAGCAAAATTACACCCAAATCTCTATTCTTTAAATCAGGATATTGATAATGACAGTTTTCTAgggacagatgtctgagtcactCCTGAGATGATTCAATCATGATATGATTCCCACGTTATCGACACTATCATGATATAACGAAGCTGTGATACTCAATATATTACAAGAAAATCACCTACAATATACCACAATATCTAAATAAGAGAAGAAGAAACAACACTGTGGTGAAATGAcacaaactgagatgaaacaattGCTCTAATACAGATAAAAAAGGTACAAAAAAGTGTATAGAATCTTAACCTCCAATGTCCAAGTGTCCCATcattatattatacatatacatgtaaaaagaaattaaaagtaCAGTATGAAaatctttatatttacaaactgtcctgtcatagaaaatgtaaataacctgaacagctatgaaaaatctaaaatttcctttaaaaaataaaataaaaaatgcaattttaacagtattatgcctcagtttattatttatacatgtgcattacaacttatggaTCACAGTATatcaacaaaggcacaaaatatttagtaacaagcatCTGGAACTGGAAAATATCCCATTTAACCTGTCAAGACTCAGTGAGACCCTTGACTGTCAATGTCTTCTgtagtttttgcactttgtaaattcattccatgggtcAGACTGAAGCTTTTGGAGGGCCACTTTTGGTTTGTAtgccatatgtttaacaccccttaaccaaacaaataaaaatcatcatcagaatcatcattagaatactttattaatcccagggggcaATTATTGGGTGTTATAATGGCTCCATTCAAGTCTAATaaaaaggaacaggaaagaaacgatcaatacaacaacaaaaacaaagtaaaaacatatacataaatagagctctaaatcaggggtgtcaaactcattttggttcagggctcATATTtagcacaatttgatctcaagagggccagaccagtaaaatagtgacttaataatctataaataatcacaaatccaagtttttcttttgttttagtacaaaaaccaacaattaaattatgaaaatatttacattttacaaaaaagatgtgaataatctgaaaaagcagaaatttcatttggaaaattagtgcaattttaacaatattatgcctcgacttattatttatacatgtacatttacacacaatgataCATAAACATTTGTTACATaaacagaatattttttaaaattttggagtttggaactaaaatttgaacaatttctacaatattccatctcctgttattaacacaactacagatcacagtggatccataaatgcacaaaacatttagtaacaggcagaatattgttcaaattgcacatttcaggttgttcatctttgtttttatttatgtatttatttgcattttattgtgaaagaatagttttgtaaatgtaaatattttcactgtgtaatgttatttttttcacttaaattttttccacataatttttcacaaagaaaatttgtagttgtcattatttatgggttattatgttgttatttttactgaagatcacattggtctgtatgtggaacctgaaccaaaatgatgtggacaacctggactgttcaggttcatttttgcactttcatcctgcgggccggattggaccctttggcgggctggttttggcccccgggcctcatgtttgacatctgtgctctaaatatacaaatatatattttaaccctttcatgcgtgaattatgagaaccttagtcaatatttttttttcttgagtgattttattcctctttaagcatgaaaaaaacaatgcaattgaaattttattTGATGAACCTGttcttcatggagttaaaaaatgtccgcttagctggacattttttaactctcaccagtaaaacccatgaagttggatgaatgacagtggatgtacacacttaatcaatgatagatttgctgaaaaagtcactttttttctgttttccatgtttctgatttgataacctttgaatttactctgagttttaataaacatcaacatgatcaactgattaaatataataaaatacctactttacgctggaaaaaatgctaaatacaggggataatataataataaatggtgataaatacttaagaaaggttaaatagagagaaaaaatcattcgggaactgccaccaaagaagcactgggtctttataggttaaatattaataacattttattttcatccttttatattcactcatgcagatattatgcaggtactgttatagaagttcaggttaaattgcattgtagaagagctgtccactgtagtgaccactatgcatgaaagggttaaagcactcTATTAAAACACAAAGAAGTTCTAAAAAGAAATATATTTATACATGCATTAAATAAAACTTCAAATGAAAAAGGGAAATGACCAACGTGTGAGTGaccgacaaaaaaaaatcataaaaatcaactgataaagtaaaGTCAGAATGAGGAgttaaaaacagatgaaatgtcAGTGTATTTGGCTGTGAATGGAGCCGCCTCCACAGTTCAGCGTCCTGGCCGTCCACTCATGATGTCAGTGGTGTGATGTGTGTGTCAGAGCCACCGAGGTCCAGTCCCAGAGCAGTGATGGAGTGTTCTTCACCCAGGTGTAAATGAAGGCTGGAGGGTCACGGGGCCACGGGCAAACAGTAATGAAACAGCAATGTGACCTGCAGCTGCCGGGGCCCATGACAGCAGAGCAAAGGTCCCCTCATGAAACGCAAAAACCCCAAGCTCCACTTTACGGCCGCTCCACAATCAGGAATTTTCTCCGTCAGCTTTGAGGACATACAGTAGACGTCTTTGTGTTAAAACTGGCACAGGGAAGAGTGGGCTATATGATGCACTAGTGTCATGAGATTTGGAAGATTATCTGGAAATTTATCCTCAGTCGGATATGAAACTGCTCTGTAAATAATATTAGATAATTATAATTGTCTCcctaaatgttttatttgttatttattcagTGAGACAATTTATTTACTGATA
This DNA window, taken from Sphaeramia orbicularis chromosome 11, fSphaOr1.1, whole genome shotgun sequence, encodes the following:
- the LOC115428155 gene encoding T-box transcription factor T-A — encoded protein: MTSSSNPDQRLEHLLSAVESEFQKGSEKGDASERDIKLTLEDADLWNKFKELTNEMIVTKTGRRMFPVLRASVTGLDPNAMYSVLLDFVAADNNRWKYVNGEWVPGGKPEPQSPSCVYIHPDSPNFGAHWMKAPVSFSKVKLSNKLNGGGQIMLNSLHKYEPRIHIVKVGGIQKMISSQSFPETQFIAVTAYQNEEITALKIKHNPFAKAFLDAKERSDHKEVPDHSADNQQSGYSQLGGWFLPGQTPICPSSSPPQFSGTAGHSSGSYCERYSSLRSHRAAPYPSHYPHRTSTTNNYMDNTSGTLPTHDSWSALQIPNSTGMGTLSHTTNSTTNSSQYPSLWSVAGTTLTPSGSASGSIPGGLTSQFLRGSSYTGLTSSLPVSSPSSMYDPSLSEVGVGEAQFESSIARLAASWAPVAQSY